A single Mesomycoplasma bovoculi M165/69 DNA region contains:
- a CDS encoding signal peptidase II — protein sequence MNKTNLINEITNKTKVKFQEKITKLGKKRIYINIAILLIVVFVCLLIDQLSKNLVFSDADYNDKFSVINKVYNWGFIGFRPLLHHGVTTKIDNLVGFTGIHIFAFALTIFLLIFIPFSKHYAYAFFLSILLAGNWGNELDRFINDNSVKDLIFIPYRDNGTFNFADVFIFLGPSGFALVYFIDYILEKYKNSNNKKSTNDDQVGGSDLENFESDKK from the coding sequence GTGAATAAAACTAATTTAATAAATGAAATTACAAACAAAACTAAAGTTAAATTTCAAGAGAAAATAACTAAACTAGGTAAAAAAAGAATCTATATAAATATAGCTATTTTACTCATAGTTGTTTTTGTTTGTCTTTTAATTGATCAATTAAGTAAAAATCTAGTTTTTAGTGATGCAGATTATAATGATAAATTTAGTGTTATTAACAAAGTTTACAACTGAGGTTTTATAGGTTTTAGACCTTTATTACATCATGGCGTTACCACTAAAATTGATAATTTAGTTGGCTTTACAGGAATCCATATTTTTGCTTTTGCATTAACTATTTTTTTATTGATTTTTATTCCTTTTTCAAAGCATTATGCATATGCATTTTTCTTATCTATTTTATTAGCTGGTAATTGAGGAAATGAATTAGATAGATTTATTAACGACAATTCAGTTAAAGACTTAATATTTATCCCTTATCGAGATAATGGAACTTTTAACTTTGCAGATGTCTTTATTTTTTTAGGACCATCTGGATTTGCCTTAGTTTATTTCATTGATTATATTTTAGAGAAATATAAAAATTCAAATAATAAAAAAAGCACAAATGATGATCAAGTTGGTGGTTCTGATTTAGAAAATTTTGAATCAGACAAAAAATAA
- a CDS encoding exonuclease/endonuclease/phosphatase family protein yields the protein MLKNHPTIHSTLSVDQDMTNPSYNYRFITSLGSSRLYSNQYDKMLYINSSNDLNVNKVESAGQDFKIDLYKVFEQWLKDDVDINQYYKNWLEKDVDNVNSDSKIKNEKVFIKSKISDHAPVFTDIQVKTDTILPTIQLSEILIPDTNYHKQKNTIRIAHWNILNYGLALNSSKSKLNEIKIKAKMIANIAYNSGFDIVGLTEINNGKGESVQFILDELNKMDKSQSYQMIIQNVADTNIPEALLLSNQFGRAQQEQVAVIYNKKIAQINDAWSYISPIKNYAKD from the coding sequence TTGTTAAAAAATCATCCAACAATTCATTCTACTTTAAGTGTAGATCAAGATATGACTAATCCTTCATACAATTATCGTTTTATTACCTCACTTGGAAGCTCTCGGCTTTACTCCAATCAATATGATAAAATGCTATACATTAATTCTTCTAATGATTTAAATGTTAATAAAGTTGAAAGTGCTGGTCAAGATTTTAAAATTGATCTTTACAAAGTTTTTGAACAGTGGTTAAAAGATGACGTAGATATTAATCAATATTATAAAAATTGATTAGAAAAAGATGTAGATAATGTGAATTCGGATTCAAAAATTAAAAATGAGAAAGTATTTATTAAATCTAAAATTTCAGACCACGCTCCGGTCTTTACAGATATCCAAGTGAAAACTGATACTATCTTACCTACCATACAATTGTCTGAAATTTTAATTCCTGATACCAATTATCATAAACAAAAAAACACAATTAGAATAGCTCATTGAAACATTCTTAATTATGGACTTGCACTAAATAGTTCTAAATCAAAATTGAATGAAATAAAAATAAAAGCTAAAATGATTGCTAATATAGCTTATAATTCTGGTTTTGATATTGTAGGCCTAACAGAAATTAATAATGGCAAGGGAGAAAGTGTGCAATTCATTTTAGACGAGCTAAATAAAATGGATAAAAGTCAATCTTATCAAATGATTATTCAAAATGTTGCAGATACTAACATACCTGAAGCATTACTATTGTCAAACCAATTTGGAAGAGCACAACAAGAACAAGTGGCAGTTATTTATAATAAAAAAATAGCACAAATCAATGATGCTTGATCTTACATTAGTCCTATCAAAAATTATGCTAAAGATTAA
- the pth gene encoding aminoacyl-tRNA hydrolase has translation MKIIVGLGNPGDKYENTRHNVGFMVVDALAEKLNVQFDHKLRTGVYAKYQDLIIAKPLTYMNNSGFFVKELLNFYKEDIKNVVVVYDDLDFSVGQAVMRLKGSSGGQNGMKSIIEQTGTTEIKRLKIGIGRQGDAAAYVLSPFDQQQKAKIDEVIKQAVEILMFYHNNSFLSAVEVFNVNKDKA, from the coding sequence ATGAAAATTATTGTTGGGCTAGGAAATCCAGGTGATAAGTATGAAAATACAAGACACAATGTTGGTTTTATGGTTGTTGATGCACTTGCAGAAAAACTAAATGTTCAATTTGATCACAAATTAAGAACAGGAGTTTATGCCAAATATCAAGATTTAATTATTGCCAAACCTTTAACATATATGAATAATTCAGGTTTTTTTGTTAAAGAACTCCTAAATTTTTATAAAGAGGACATTAAAAATGTTGTCGTTGTTTATGATGATTTAGATTTTTCAGTAGGACAAGCTGTAATGAGATTAAAAGGTTCATCTGGAGGTCAAAATGGGATGAAAAGTATTATTGAGCAAACTGGCACTACTGAAATTAAAAGATTAAAAATTGGTATTGGTCGTCAAGGTGATGCAGCAGCTTATGTACTATCACCTTTTGACCAACAACAAAAAGCCAAAATAGATGAGGTAATTAAGCAAGCTGTTGAAATTCTAATGTTTTATCATAACAATAGTTTTTTATCAGCTGTTGAAGTTTTTAATGTTAATAAAGACAAAGCCTAA